A stretch of the Malus domestica chromosome 08, GDT2T_hap1 genome encodes the following:
- the LOC103439423 gene encoding uncharacterized protein isoform X2 encodes MDSIQSQAKSHPEAMAKQELEKEEKNNGTRERPNKKEVIITVYVESPASSDSHQKPGPVKKINRKPSSEKPHQTAKTRIYDRRAQLLAYSQELRTTGDAQKVQWTNNGSKPKPRVGDKRLITPIRHRRTKSRGRYQRLVPEVDVYCNPKSIIGRNKKAIGSETSSNFLRKLRCVLRGISGLLCNKGSKVAERNYHAI; translated from the exons ATGGATTCAATTCAATCACAAGCAAAATCACATCCAGAAGCCATGGCAAAACAAGAGTTGGAGAAAGAGGAGAAGAACAATGGCACAAGAGAGAGACCTAACAAGAAGGAAGTGATCATCACTGTCTATGTGGAATCACCAGCATCGTCTGATTCTCATCAGAAACCTGGTCCTGTCAAGAAGATTAACCGCAAGCCAAGCTCCGAAAAGCCTCATCAGACTGCGAAAACACGAATCTATGATCGCCGGGCTCAACTCCTTGCTTATTCTCAAGAGCTAAGAACAACTGGTGATGCTCAGAAAGTGCAGTGGACTAACAACGGTTCAAAGCCTAAGCCTAGG GTGGGAGACAAAAGGCTCATAACTCCAATAAGACACAGAAGAACAAAGAGCAGAGGGAGATATCAACGCTTAGTACCAGAAGTGGACGTATATTGCAATCCCAAATCCATCATAGGCAGGAACAAAAAGGCCATCGGATCAGAAACAAGTTCTAACTTTCTG AGGAAGCTAAGGTGTGTGCTGAGAGGAATTTCTGGTTTGCTCTGCAACAAAGGGTCCAAAGTTGCAGAGAGAAATTATCATGCTATttga
- the LOC103439422 gene encoding uncharacterized protein, whose product MAKVNKLQCKHDSRAVKKIQHPLKVLKDVHSKKKPHKAVEKKDWEDVTCSVCMEFPHNAVLLLCSSYNKGCRPYMCATGHRFSNCLEQYKKAYTKVCSIENSRPWNGPMDNLGFSSTEGEPEEKTDVPELLCPLCRGQVKGWTVVEPARQYFDAKKRTCLQENCSFAGTYKQLRKHVKAKHPLARPREVDPLLQEKWRKLESERERSDVISTIVSSTPGAVIMGDYVLEPNPDGIYSDSDSELDDDSDSDDFGFGSFDIGGLFSRRTIRRNNDFSRAPPSNSAFAPRRGSVRGRGVVRRLGGLRGGGVQRRIREPGRFL is encoded by the coding sequence ATGGCGAAAGTTAACAAGTTGCAATGTAAACATGACTCCCGAGCTGTAAAGAAGATCCAGCATCCATTAAAGGTTCTTAAAGATGTACATTCAAAAAAGAAACCTCACAAAGCAGTGGAGAAGAAAGATTGGGAAGATGTGACTTGTTCAGTCTGCATGGAGTTCCCTCACAATGCTGTTCTCCTCCTTTGTTCCTCTTATAATAAGGGATGTCGCCCATATATGTGTGCCACTGGCCATCGCTTTTCAAACTGTCTCGAACAATACAAGAAAGCGTACACAAAAGTGTGTTCAATTGAAAATTCTCGACCATGGAATGGACCAATGGATAATTTAGGTTTCAGTTCAACTGAAGGGGAGCCCGAGGAGAAGACAGATGTACCAGAGCTTTTATGCCCGCTATGTCGGGGGCAAGTGAAGGGTTGGACAGTGGTGGAACCAGCACGACAATATTTTGATGCCAAGAAGAGAACATGCTTGCAGGAAAATTGCTCATTTGCTGGAACTTATAAACAGCTCAGAAAACATGTTAAGGCAAAGCACCCATTGGCACGACCCCGAGAAGTGGATCCCTTACTTCAAGAAAAATGGAGGAAGCTTGAGTCTGAGAGAGAGCGAAGTGATGTTATTAGCACAATAGTGTCATCTACTCCGGGGGCAGTGATCATGGGGGATTATGTGCTGGAGCCAAACCCTGATGGCATTTACAGTGATTCTGATTCGGAGCTAGATGATGACAGCGACTCAGATGATTTTGGATTTGGTTCATTTGATATTGGTGGTCTCTTCTCACGACGCACGATTCGAAGGAACAATGATTTTTCGCGTGCTCCGCCTTCTAATTCTGCCTTTGCACCTCGACGTGGTTCTGTTCGAGGCAGGGGAGTGGTACGAAGGCTTGGCGGGCTTAGAGGTGGGGGTGTGCAGCGTAGAATTAGAGAACCTGGACGATTCTTATGA
- the LOC103439423 gene encoding uncharacterized protein isoform X1 produces the protein MDSIQSQAKSHPEAMAKQELEKEEKNNGTRERPNKKEVIITVYVESPASSDSHQKPGPVKKINRKPSSEKPHQTAKTRIYDRRAQLLAYSQELRTTGDAQKVQWTNNGSKPKPRQVGDKRLITPIRHRRTKSRGRYQRLVPEVDVYCNPKSIIGRNKKAIGSETSSNFLRKLRCVLRGISGLLCNKGSKVAERNYHAI, from the exons ATGGATTCAATTCAATCACAAGCAAAATCACATCCAGAAGCCATGGCAAAACAAGAGTTGGAGAAAGAGGAGAAGAACAATGGCACAAGAGAGAGACCTAACAAGAAGGAAGTGATCATCACTGTCTATGTGGAATCACCAGCATCGTCTGATTCTCATCAGAAACCTGGTCCTGTCAAGAAGATTAACCGCAAGCCAAGCTCCGAAAAGCCTCATCAGACTGCGAAAACACGAATCTATGATCGCCGGGCTCAACTCCTTGCTTATTCTCAAGAGCTAAGAACAACTGGTGATGCTCAGAAAGTGCAGTGGACTAACAACGGTTCAAAGCCTAAGCCTAGG CAGGTGGGAGACAAAAGGCTCATAACTCCAATAAGACACAGAAGAACAAAGAGCAGAGGGAGATATCAACGCTTAGTACCAGAAGTGGACGTATATTGCAATCCCAAATCCATCATAGGCAGGAACAAAAAGGCCATCGGATCAGAAACAAGTTCTAACTTTCTG AGGAAGCTAAGGTGTGTGCTGAGAGGAATTTCTGGTTTGCTCTGCAACAAAGGGTCCAAAGTTGCAGAGAGAAATTATCATGCTATttga